Proteins from one Microbacterium sp. Root553 genomic window:
- a CDS encoding glycoside hydrolase family 127 protein, producing MTMFDTTTPAAPVVPTRGRLRPLGLDEVSITGGFWGERQAVNGSATLAHIESRLESEGWLPNFDLAAAGSLPSGRRGREFADSEIYKYLEALAWEIGRTDAAADSDLERRFRRIVDRVGAAQEPDGYLNTMFGREGQDDRWTALQWGHELYCLGHLFQAAVARVRTRPESDDGLIDIARRAADLVCREFGPDARDAICGHSEVEVGLAELGRALDERRYLDQAALFVERHGRGSLGEIEWGRSYFQDDVSVRDAEALRGHSVRANYLSAAAADVATELSDASLLDALRAQWDRTVERRTYVTGGQGSHHQDEAFGDDWELPSDRAYSETCAGIGSIMFSWRLLLATGEAQYADLIERTLFNVVATSPGSDGRSFFYANTLHQRTPGIPADPDATSPRASSSLRAPWFEVSCCPPNVARTFSSLAAYVATADDDGVQLHQYAPSTVRTTLPDGRVVAFDVSTTYPAEGVVRITITEDAEFALTLRVPSWASGATVRVRRGDEAKESPAPAGALQVAHAFRAGDVVELTLPIVARATAPHPMVDAVRGSVAIERGPEVLALESIDLGADVGDAVVAGEPVERDGHVVLPVRHRSTGEASDAPLVAYHDWARRGPSTMRVWIPTS from the coding sequence ATGACCATGTTCGACACCACCACACCCGCCGCTCCGGTGGTCCCCACCCGCGGACGCCTGCGCCCTCTCGGCCTCGACGAGGTCTCGATCACCGGTGGATTCTGGGGCGAGCGGCAGGCCGTCAACGGGTCGGCCACGCTCGCGCACATCGAATCGCGACTCGAATCGGAGGGCTGGCTGCCCAACTTCGACCTCGCGGCCGCCGGCTCACTGCCGTCCGGGCGCCGCGGGCGCGAGTTCGCCGACTCCGAGATCTACAAGTACCTCGAGGCGCTCGCGTGGGAGATCGGCCGCACGGACGCCGCGGCCGACAGCGACCTCGAGCGGCGATTCCGTCGCATCGTCGATCGGGTCGGCGCCGCGCAGGAGCCCGACGGATACCTCAACACCATGTTCGGACGCGAGGGGCAGGACGACCGATGGACGGCGCTGCAGTGGGGCCACGAGCTGTACTGCCTCGGGCACCTGTTCCAGGCGGCCGTCGCGCGGGTGCGCACGCGGCCCGAGTCGGATGACGGGCTGATCGACATCGCCCGCCGCGCCGCCGACCTCGTCTGCCGCGAGTTCGGTCCGGACGCACGCGACGCGATCTGCGGACACTCCGAGGTCGAGGTGGGCCTGGCGGAGCTCGGCCGAGCTCTCGACGAGAGGCGCTACCTCGATCAGGCCGCTCTGTTCGTCGAGCGGCACGGCCGTGGTTCTCTGGGCGAGATCGAGTGGGGGCGCAGCTACTTCCAGGACGATGTGTCGGTGCGCGACGCCGAGGCGCTGCGCGGGCACTCGGTGCGCGCCAACTACCTCTCCGCCGCCGCCGCCGACGTGGCGACCGAGCTGTCGGATGCGTCGCTGCTCGACGCCCTGCGCGCGCAGTGGGATCGCACGGTCGAGCGCCGCACCTACGTCACGGGCGGCCAGGGGTCGCACCATCAGGACGAGGCGTTCGGCGACGACTGGGAGCTGCCGTCGGATCGCGCCTACTCCGAGACCTGCGCGGGGATCGGATCGATCATGTTCTCGTGGCGCCTGCTGCTCGCGACCGGCGAGGCGCAGTACGCCGACCTGATCGAGCGCACGCTGTTCAACGTGGTCGCGACCTCTCCGGGGTCGGACGGCCGCTCGTTCTTCTACGCCAACACGCTGCATCAGCGCACGCCGGGGATTCCCGCAGACCCGGACGCGACCTCCCCCCGCGCCTCGTCATCGCTGCGGGCACCGTGGTTCGAGGTGTCCTGCTGCCCCCCGAACGTGGCGCGCACCTTCTCTAGCCTCGCCGCCTACGTCGCGACGGCCGATGACGACGGCGTGCAGCTGCACCAGTACGCGCCGTCGACCGTGCGCACGACGCTGCCGGACGGCCGGGTCGTCGCGTTCGACGTGTCGACCACCTACCCCGCCGAGGGGGTCGTGCGGATCACGATCACCGAAGACGCCGAGTTCGCCCTGACGCTGCGCGTGCCCTCCTGGGCCTCGGGAGCGACGGTGCGCGTGCGCCGCGGAGACGAGGCGAAGGAGTCCCCTGCGCCTGCCGGTGCGCTCCAGGTCGCTCATGCGTTCCGCGCCGGCGACGTCGTCGAGCTGACGCTGCCGATCGTGGCGCGCGCCACGGCACCGCATCCGATGGTCGATGCCGTGCGGGGCAGCGTCGCGATCGAACGGGGCCCCGAGGTCCTGGCGCTCGAGTCGATCGACCTCGGCGCCGACGTCGGAGACGCCGTCGTCGCCGGAGAGCCCGTCGAGCGGGACGGTCATGTCGTGCTGCCGGTGCGGCATCGCTCGACGGGAGAGGCCTCCGACGCGCCCCTGGTCGCCTACCACGACTGGGCTCGGCGCGGCCCGTCGACGATGCGGGTGTGGATCCCGACGAGCTGA
- a CDS encoding ABC transporter permease, translating to MTALTVESRADERSTQTLLERVQRMIRANPSVLPTVASVVIFVGMVIFGEVAYGRILQFNTLSNLLINNAHLIVLAVALTFVILTGGIDLSVGSVIAVSSVAGVMLSNAGWNAFAVIVAMIVIGMLFGVVSGVLIRYFNVQPFIATLAMMFLGRGLASLLSTKPERLGEDSPIRWIGSQLKIIDGPKVNDLVITPAVLIAVIVVAVAFFVLHRTRTGRTVYAIGGSENSALLMGLPVQRTKVMVYVISGGLAGLAAVLYTARLGTAQNITGIGWELDAIAAAVIGGTVLTGAYGYVLGSVIGALVLGLMNVLITRDGGIPPEMTTIITGGILLVFVLLQRAVIRKRE from the coding sequence ATGACCGCCCTGACCGTCGAATCCCGAGCCGACGAGCGCTCGACCCAGACGCTCCTCGAGCGCGTGCAGCGCATGATCCGCGCCAACCCGTCGGTGCTGCCGACCGTCGCCTCGGTCGTCATCTTCGTGGGCATGGTGATCTTCGGAGAAGTCGCGTACGGCCGCATCCTGCAGTTCAACACTCTGTCGAACCTGCTCATCAACAACGCGCACCTGATCGTGCTCGCCGTCGCCCTGACCTTCGTCATCCTGACCGGAGGCATCGATCTCTCCGTCGGATCGGTCATCGCGGTCTCGTCGGTGGCCGGAGTCATGCTCTCGAATGCGGGATGGAACGCATTCGCCGTCATCGTCGCGATGATCGTCATCGGGATGCTGTTCGGGGTCGTCTCGGGCGTGCTGATCCGATACTTCAACGTGCAGCCGTTCATCGCGACGCTCGCGATGATGTTCCTCGGTCGAGGGCTCGCCTCGCTGCTCAGCACCAAGCCCGAGCGGCTGGGCGAGGACTCCCCGATCCGCTGGATCGGGTCGCAGCTGAAGATCATCGACGGGCCCAAGGTGAACGACCTCGTCATCACCCCGGCGGTGCTCATCGCGGTGATCGTGGTGGCGGTCGCGTTCTTCGTGCTGCACCGCACCCGCACCGGCCGCACCGTCTACGCGATCGGCGGATCCGAGAACTCGGCGCTGCTGATGGGACTGCCCGTGCAGCGCACCAAGGTCATGGTCTACGTGATCAGCGGTGGCCTGGCCGGCCTCGCCGCGGTGCTGTACACGGCGCGACTGGGCACGGCGCAGAACATCACCGGCATCGGGTGGGAGCTCGACGCGATCGCCGCGGCCGTCATCGGCGGAACCGTGCTGACCGGTGCGTACGGCTACGTGCTCGGATCTGTGATCGGCGCACTGGTGCTCGGACTCATGAACGTGCTGATCACGCGCGACGGCGGCATCCCGCCCGAGATGACGACGATCATCACCGGAGGCATCCTGCTCGTGTTCGTGCTGCTGCAGCGGGCGGTGATCCGCAAGCGGGAGTAG